A single region of the Armatimonadota bacterium genome encodes:
- a CDS encoding malate oxidoreductase, with protein MTEATSHVSPSYSFTVRLEYANEPGMLGKIASLIGEEGGSIGAVDIVRMSSNVITRDFTIYASGIEHAQAILKRLRQTPGVRVVKHSDRTFLLHLGGKISVQPKIPLRTRDDLSMAYTPGVARVCEAIIAHPEDVFNLTIKRNTVAVVTDGSAVLGLGNIGAAASLPVMEGKAMLFKELGGVDAFPIALDTQDTDEIVKTVEYIAPVFGGINLEDIAAPRCFEVEERLIQRLDIPVFHDDQHGTAVVTLAALQNALRIVNKPLESLKVVINGAGAAGVAITRLLLRAGVSDIVLCDRAGAIYRGRTEHMNPAKIAIAEVSNPRALRGCLHEVIEGADVFIGVSAPNTLSVDDVRRMAKEPIVFAMANPVPEIMPEEIMGVARIIATGRSDYPNQINNVLCFPGFFRGLLDSRAKRVTEEMKLAAARAIAGVIKPSELHEDYIVPSVFDRRVAEAVAKAVEREAYRSGVAQRRKRRYGSG; from the coding sequence ATGACAGAAGCGACATCCCACGTGAGTCCCAGTTACAGCTTCACGGTGCGCCTAGAGTATGCGAATGAGCCGGGGATGCTGGGCAAAATCGCCTCGCTCATCGGCGAAGAGGGTGGCAGCATCGGCGCCGTGGACATTGTGCGCATGAGCAGCAACGTGATTACCCGTGACTTTACCATCTATGCCAGCGGTATCGAGCACGCCCAGGCTATCTTGAAGAGACTGCGCCAGACACCCGGTGTGAGGGTGGTCAAACACTCCGACCGCACCTTCCTGCTGCATCTGGGAGGCAAGATCTCGGTGCAGCCCAAGATTCCCCTCCGCACGCGCGACGACCTGTCGATGGCGTACACGCCGGGGGTGGCGCGGGTGTGTGAAGCCATCATAGCACACCCCGAGGACGTGTTCAACCTGACCATCAAGCGCAACACGGTGGCAGTGGTCACCGACGGGTCGGCGGTGCTGGGACTGGGCAATATTGGTGCGGCGGCATCGCTGCCCGTGATGGAAGGTAAGGCGATGCTCTTCAAGGAGCTGGGCGGAGTAGACGCCTTCCCGATAGCGCTGGACACGCAGGATACCGATGAGATTGTGAAAACGGTGGAGTACATCGCCCCGGTGTTCGGTGGCATTAATCTGGAGGATATCGCTGCGCCTCGTTGCTTTGAGGTGGAAGAGCGATTGATACAACGGCTGGACATCCCCGTCTTCCACGACGACCAGCACGGCACAGCGGTAGTGACCCTGGCGGCACTGCAGAACGCCCTGCGCATTGTCAACAAGCCGCTGGAGTCGCTGAAGGTAGTGATTAACGGCGCGGGCGCGGCGGGAGTGGCTATCACCAGACTGCTGCTGCGAGCAGGCGTCTCCGACATCGTGTTGTGCGACCGTGCTGGAGCGATTTACCGGGGCAGGACAGAGCACATGAACCCCGCCAAAATCGCCATTGCCGAGGTGAGCAATCCACGCGCCCTTCGGGGATGCCTGCATGAGGTGATAGAAGGCGCGGATGTGTTCATCGGCGTTTCTGCGCCGAACACGCTCAGCGTGGACGACGTGCGCCGGATGGCAAAGGAGCCTATTGTGTTTGCGATGGCGAATCCGGTGCCCGAGATTATGCCGGAGGAGATCATGGGCGTCGCCCGCATCATCGCAACTGGGCGTTCGGACTATCCGAACCAGATTAACAACGTACTGTGCTTCCCCGGCTTCTTCCGGGGATTGCTGGACAGCAGGGCGAAGCGCGTGACCGAAGAGATGAAACTGGCGGCGGCGCGAGCCATCGCGGGGGTCATTAAGCCCTCTGAGCTGCACGAGGACTACATCGTGCCCAGCGTGTTTGACCGCCGGGTGGCGGAGGCGGTCGCGAAAGCGGTGGAACGCGAGGCATACCGCAGCGGCGTTGCCCAGCGACGCAAACGACGGTACGGAAGCGGGTAA
- a CDS encoding hypothetical protein (possible pseudo, internal stop codon, frameshifted), which produces MNPPKPDDTDYIHFLIASQRVFTCTQAAPCQPETQGTAAHDAFTRLLAPIRRRCGSQHSSGYTSRRGYDDTILDQPYAQQMEWVCDHWSGKHRRVVQGICLLRLLCTQGEALVPCDYRVYTKRETKNG; this is translated from the coding sequence GTGAACCCACCCAAACCTGATGACACGGACTACATCCACTTCCTCATCGCCAGCCAAAGGGTGTTCACCTGCACCCAAGCCGCCCCATGCCAACCCGAGACACAGGGCACAGCCGCGCACGATGCCTTCACCCGCCTGCTGGCACCGATACGGAGGCGTTGTGGCAGCCAGCACAGCAGTGGATACACAAGCAGAAGGGGATACGACGACACCATCTTAGACCAGCCCTATGCGCAGCAGATGGAGTGGGTCTGTGACCACTGGAGTGGCAAACATCGTCGCGTGGTCCAAGGCATTTGCCTGTTGAGGTTGCTGTGCACACAAGGGGAGGCGCTCGTTCCCTGTGACTATCGGGTGTATACCAAGAGAGAGACGAAGAACGGGTGA
- a CDS encoding hypothetical protein (possible pseudo, internal stop codon), with translation MSWYSGVENLKAIRALGWHFVTRLKSNPDGKGDVPLGAVEIGAQGRIVPLKAFGLVQVFRTVSCNEDVAYWATDD, from the coding sequence ATGAGTTGGTATTCTGGGGTAGAGAACCTGAAGGCGATACGCGCTTTGGGCTGGCACTTTGTGACGAGGCTCAAGAGCAACCCCGACGGGAAAGGGGACGTGCCTCTGGGCGCGGTAGAGATCGGTGCGCAGGGGCGGATAGTTCCTCTGAAGGCGTTCGGTTTGGTCCAAGTATTTCGGACAGTTTCCTGCAACGAAGACGTGGCATACTGGGCGACGGACGACTGA
- a CDS encoding sugar ABC transporter permease, with product MRRLLWARGLGILLVLTMEIAIFSILTQRPDRPNPMLDASNLLATVRDMTVLATAALGSCVIIISGGIDLSVGSCIALTSVVTAYAIVSGYSPVVASALGIMTATAMGLLSATFITRAKLPPFIATLGMMSIARGLAYLITKGATIPIPDSAFTRGLGSGMIPLPRVSVPVPVVLLLVCALVFHLFLTRTRWGREIYALGGNEEAARLSGVPIRRLKYLVYALGGLMAGLAGVIFTAYYGTGQSTAAMGWELDAIASVVIGGGSLSGGRGSIGGTCIGALILQVLRSGLAMVGASDYNQLIIGAVVIAVVAFDQVTGRRRMGMG from the coding sequence ATGCGTCGCCTGCTCTGGGCGCGTGGGCTGGGCATTCTGCTGGTGCTGACGATGGAGATTGCCATATTCAGCATCCTGACCCAGCGTCCAGACCGCCCGAATCCGATGCTGGATGCCTCCAACCTGCTTGCCACCGTGCGCGACATGACCGTTCTCGCCACCGCTGCGCTCGGCTCGTGCGTCATCATTATCTCCGGCGGGATAGACCTGTCGGTGGGCTCCTGCATTGCGCTGACCTCGGTGGTGACTGCCTACGCGATTGTGTCAGGTTACTCACCTGTGGTGGCGTCTGCGCTGGGTATCATGACGGCGACAGCGATGGGGCTTCTCTCGGCAACCTTCATCACGCGAGCCAAGCTACCTCCTTTCATCGCTACACTGGGCATGATGAGCATTGCGCGCGGGCTGGCATACCTGATTACCAAAGGCGCCACCATCCCTATTCCGGACTCGGCTTTCACGCGCGGGCTGGGCAGCGGCATGATACCGCTGCCGCGTGTGTCGGTGCCGGTGCCGGTGGTGTTACTGCTGGTGTGTGCACTGGTGTTTCATCTGTTTCTCACGCGCACGCGCTGGGGACGCGAGATATATGCGCTGGGCGGCAACGAGGAAGCCGCGCGTTTGTCGGGTGTGCCGATAAGGCGTCTGAAGTACCTCGTGTACGCGCTGGGCGGGCTGATGGCTGGGCTGGCAGGGGTGATATTTACCGCGTACTACGGCACCGGTCAATCGACTGCAGCGATGGGCTGGGAGCTGGACGCCATCGCGTCGGTGGTGATTGGCGGGGGTAGTCTGTCGGGTGGACGTGGCTCGATAGGGGGAACCTGTATCGGTGCGCTCATCCTTCAGGTACTGCGCAGCGGTCTGGCGATGGTGGGCGCATCCGACTATAACCAGCTCATCATCGGCGCGGTGGTGATTGCGGTGGTGGCGTTTGACCAGGTGACGGGAAGGCGTCGCATGGGAATGGGTTGA
- the blt gene encoding multidrug resistance protein 2, with the protein MGADRQKPQMELLRYSSRRSALLALVALAGVAELAYAVVNFSAMPPYLRFELGLGAWVGAVGAAFLLAETALKSPLGLLSDRFGRKRLLLVGPIISAFTAPLTVLVHHPLGLLLLRALDGVGAAALWPTIFAAVADVVEGKDRSTAMSLLNVTYLIGVAMGPLLGGVVNDLTGSRAASFYLASVLFVLATVVCLLGVPARFPRHAEHHSDPHPPHISLREMWQSAKMVPDTLLLGFISFFGIGMVMLLVKLYAMEVLHLSESGYGLLLLPPAVVFALASVPAGRVGDLWGRERAMRLGVGLAMVGMWFIPFVHSYWVLLVCGCVVGLGYILAIPAWMALVSEIGGNRRGAVMGAVFTAQGVGAMLGAPLGAYLYDKVPIRIGQWVIPSHITPFLGTAVALTISFILTMWFFRDGRRAREAG; encoded by the coding sequence ATGGGCGCCGACCGGCAGAAACCACAGATGGAACTGCTCCGCTACTCTTCTCGCAGGAGTGCTCTACTTGCGCTGGTAGCACTGGCGGGGGTGGCGGAGCTGGCTTACGCGGTGGTGAACTTCTCCGCCATGCCTCCATACTTACGCTTCGAACTGGGTTTGGGAGCATGGGTAGGAGCTGTTGGCGCGGCTTTCCTGCTGGCGGAGACCGCTCTCAAATCGCCTCTGGGATTGCTGAGCGACCGATTCGGGCGCAAGAGGCTATTGCTGGTCGGTCCCATCATCTCAGCATTTACCGCACCGCTAACCGTGCTGGTGCATCATCCGCTGGGGTTGCTATTATTGCGTGCGCTGGACGGTGTGGGAGCAGCGGCGCTATGGCCCACCATCTTCGCCGCCGTTGCCGATGTGGTGGAGGGAAAAGACCGCTCCACCGCCATGAGCCTGCTGAACGTCACCTACCTGATAGGGGTGGCGATGGGTCCGTTACTCGGCGGGGTGGTGAACGACCTGACGGGTAGCCGAGCCGCATCCTTCTATCTGGCGAGTGTGCTGTTCGTGCTAGCAACGGTGGTCTGCCTGCTGGGGGTGCCTGCACGTTTTCCGCGACATGCCGAGCATCACTCTGACCCGCATCCTCCCCACATCTCCCTGCGCGAGATGTGGCAGAGCGCCAAGATGGTGCCCGATACGTTGCTGCTGGGTTTTATCTCCTTTTTTGGCATTGGCATGGTGATGTTGCTGGTGAAGCTGTACGCGATGGAGGTATTGCATCTGAGCGAAAGTGGCTACGGGTTGCTGCTGTTACCTCCGGCGGTGGTGTTTGCGCTCGCCAGCGTGCCTGCTGGCAGGGTGGGGGACCTGTGGGGCAGAGAGCGTGCGATGCGGTTAGGGGTCGGACTGGCAATGGTGGGCATGTGGTTTATCCCTTTTGTACATAGCTACTGGGTGTTGCTCGTCTGTGGATGTGTGGTCGGGCTGGGCTACATCCTGGCGATACCGGCGTGGATGGCGCTGGTGTCGGAGATAGGAGGCAATCGCCGGGGCGCGGTCATGGGCGCCGTGTTCACAGCGCAAGGCGTGGGAGCCATGCTGGGCGCGCCGCTGGGGGCATATCTGTATGATAAAGTGCCCATCCGAATCGGACAGTGGGTCATCCCGAGCCACATCACGCCTTTTCTTGGCACAGCGGTTGCGCTCACCATCTCGTTTATCTTAACGATGTGGTTTTTTCGCGACGGCAGGCGCGCTCGCGAAGCCGGCTAA
- a CDS encoding oxidoreductase, which yields MSRKVKTPIGIGIIGSGGIAQAAHMPGYAAYPELCRIVAVADINPEVAKAAAEKFNVPHVFTDYRDLLNLKEVDAVSVCTPNYLHKQPTIDALEAGKHVLVEKPMAMNAQEGREMLAAAKRTGKKLQVALNMRFSTGVRTIKRFIDAGKLGEIYYARAQALRRRGIPGWGVFTQKDKQGGGPLIDIGVHILDATLFFMGHPKPVSVSGMTYTKFGTREGVVGLMGQWDPKTYTVEDFAVGLVRFENDATLVIESSFCANIEHDIFNTTVLGTEGGAQLNPLKLFREEEQTLLDITPFGLREVNSHQQEVYAFLQAIVNDTEPEVTAEQGLMATEIIDAIYASAETGKEVVLR from the coding sequence ATGAGTCGAAAGGTGAAGACACCGATAGGGATTGGGATTATCGGCAGTGGGGGCATCGCGCAGGCAGCGCACATGCCCGGTTACGCAGCTTACCCGGAGCTGTGCCGCATCGTGGCAGTGGCAGATATTAACCCTGAGGTGGCGAAAGCCGCTGCAGAGAAATTCAACGTGCCGCACGTGTTCACCGACTACCGTGACCTGTTAAATCTGAAAGAGGTAGATGCGGTGAGCGTGTGCACGCCCAACTATCTGCACAAGCAGCCCACCATTGACGCGCTGGAGGCGGGCAAGCATGTGTTGGTAGAGAAGCCCATGGCGATGAACGCGCAGGAAGGGCGAGAGATGCTGGCAGCGGCGAAGCGCACGGGCAAGAAGCTGCAGGTCGCGCTGAACATGCGGTTCAGCACGGGCGTGCGCACCATCAAGCGGTTTATCGACGCGGGCAAGCTGGGCGAAATTTACTATGCCCGGGCGCAGGCTCTGCGCCGGCGCGGCATCCCTGGCTGGGGGGTGTTCACCCAGAAGGATAAGCAGGGCGGGGGACCGCTCATCGATATCGGCGTGCATATTCTGGACGCAACCCTGTTCTTCATGGGGCATCCGAAGCCGGTATCGGTCAGCGGAATGACCTACACCAAGTTCGGCACGCGCGAGGGCGTGGTCGGCTTGATGGGGCAGTGGGACCCGAAGACCTACACCGTAGAAGACTTCGCGGTGGGACTGGTGCGCTTCGAGAACGACGCCACACTGGTGATCGAGTCCAGCTTCTGCGCCAATATCGAGCATGACATTTTCAACACCACTGTTCTGGGTACGGAAGGCGGGGCGCAGCTCAACCCGCTCAAGCTCTTCCGCGAGGAAGAGCAGACGCTTCTGGACATTACGCCCTTTGGGCTGCGTGAAGTGAACAGCCACCAGCAGGAGGTGTACGCCTTCCTGCAGGCGATAGTCAACGACACCGAGCCAGAGGTCACTGCCGAGCAGGGTCTGATGGCGACCGAGATTATCGACGCCATCTATGCTTCGGCGGAGACCGGCAAAGAGGTTGTGCTGAGGTAA
- the trpA gene encoding tryptophan synthase alpha chain: MSRIAERFAALRVRHEGALVVFLTAGDPNPELSEQLVLTVAEAGADVIEIGIPFSDPLADGPTIQASTFRALQQGMTPIRVLEMVARVRQQSDIPLVVMTYFNPVWQMGVERFAREASEAGVDGVIMTDMPPEEAGEWHPVARRYGLDTIFLVAPTSTEERRKLVAQKSSGFVYCVSRTGVTGARQHLPEEVPRMLQAMRQVTNLPLCVGFGISRPEHVRAVCQMADGAVVGSAVVSLVEHEATCGDTEALLRSVRVFVHSLKEATRDVGP, translated from the coding sequence ATGAGCCGGATCGCTGAGCGTTTTGCCGCCCTGCGGGTGCGGCACGAAGGCGCGCTGGTGGTTTTCCTTACCGCAGGCGACCCGAACCCCGAACTCAGCGAGCAGCTGGTGCTGACCGTTGCCGAAGCTGGAGCGGATGTTATCGAAATCGGCATCCCTTTCAGCGACCCGCTGGCAGACGGTCCTACCATTCAGGCATCCACCTTCCGTGCCCTGCAGCAGGGTATGACCCCCATCCGGGTGCTGGAGATGGTTGCTCGTGTGCGTCAGCAAAGTGATATACCTCTGGTGGTGATGACCTATTTCAACCCCGTGTGGCAGATGGGTGTAGAGAGATTCGCGCGAGAGGCGAGTGAGGCAGGAGTAGATGGTGTCATCATGACCGATATGCCCCCCGAGGAGGCAGGAGAGTGGCACCCTGTGGCACGCCGTTACGGGCTCGACACCATCTTTCTGGTCGCACCAACCAGTACGGAGGAGCGGAGGAAGCTGGTGGCACAGAAGAGCAGCGGGTTCGTGTACTGTGTATCCCGCACTGGCGTTACCGGCGCGCGCCAACACCTGCCGGAGGAAGTACCGCGGATGCTGCAGGCAATGCGTCAAGTCACCAACCTCCCTCTGTGTGTGGGCTTTGGTATCTCGCGACCGGAGCACGTCCGGGCGGTGTGTCAGATGGCGGATGGCGCGGTGGTGGGAAGTGCGGTGGTGTCGCTCGTGGAACACGAGGCAACGTGCGGCGATACAGAGGCTCTGTTGCGCAGCGTGCGCGTCTTCGTGCACTCCTTGAAAGAGGCAACCAGGGATGTCGGACCTTGA
- the trpB1 gene encoding tryptophan synthase beta chain 1 has translation MSGSLQTAPDASGHFGIFGGRFVPETLIPALDELEQEYRKAQQDPEFQREFHYYLRHYVGRPTPVTFAERLSEYLGGARIYLKREDLCHTGAHKINNTLGQILLAKRMNKRRIIAETGAGQHGVATATVCARFGFECEVYMGEEDVHRQALNVFRMRLLGAKVIPVTSGTRTLKDATSEAIRDWVTNVRTTHYIIGSVVGPHPYPMIVRDFQSVIGQESRQQMLEMTGKLPDVVLACVGGGSNAMGIFYPFLEDPVRLIGVEAAGRGLHTGEHAATLAKGRPGVLHGAASYLLQDEYGQVMPTHSISAGLDYPGVGPEHSYLKERGRAEYVTATDEEALEALQMLARMEGIIAALETAHAVAHAIQIAPAMPKDATILINLSGRGDKDVDIVSRALGGQR, from the coding sequence ATGTCCGGCAGTTTACAGACAGCACCTGATGCAAGCGGTCATTTTGGGATCTTCGGCGGCAGGTTTGTGCCCGAAACGCTGATCCCTGCGCTGGATGAACTAGAGCAGGAATACCGCAAGGCGCAACAGGACCCTGAGTTCCAACGAGAGTTCCACTACTATCTGCGCCATTACGTGGGCAGACCGACCCCCGTCACCTTTGCTGAAAGGCTGAGCGAGTATCTTGGGGGAGCGCGAATCTACTTGAAGCGGGAAGACCTGTGTCACACTGGCGCGCACAAAATCAACAACACGCTGGGGCAAATCCTGCTGGCGAAGCGCATGAACAAGAGGCGTATCATCGCCGAGACGGGAGCAGGGCAGCACGGCGTGGCTACAGCGACCGTCTGCGCACGCTTTGGCTTTGAGTGCGAGGTGTACATGGGCGAGGAGGACGTGCATCGGCAAGCGCTGAACGTCTTCCGCATGAGACTGCTGGGCGCAAAGGTCATCCCCGTCACCTCCGGCACACGCACCCTGAAGGATGCTACCAGTGAAGCCATCCGTGACTGGGTGACCAACGTACGCACCACGCACTACATCATCGGCTCGGTGGTGGGACCGCATCCCTACCCGATGATTGTGCGCGATTTCCAGTCGGTCATCGGGCAGGAGAGCCGTCAGCAGATGCTGGAGATGACCGGCAAGCTGCCCGATGTGGTGCTGGCTTGCGTGGGCGGCGGCAGCAATGCGATGGGCATCTTTTATCCCTTCCTCGAGGACCCCGTGCGGTTGATCGGGGTGGAGGCAGCCGGACGCGGTTTGCACACCGGCGAACATGCTGCCACCCTGGCCAAAGGAAGACCGGGCGTATTGCACGGTGCGGCGAGTTATCTGCTCCAGGACGAATACGGTCAGGTGATGCCGACGCACTCTATCTCCGCGGGGCTGGACTACCCGGGCGTGGGACCCGAACACAGTTATCTCAAGGAGAGGGGGCGGGCGGAGTATGTCACCGCTACCGATGAGGAGGCTCTGGAAGCTCTGCAGATGCTGGCACGCATGGAGGGTATCATCGCTGCGCTGGAAACAGCGCACGCAGTAGCGCATGCCATCCAAATCGCACCTGCCATGCCGAAGGACGCTACTATCCTCATCAACCTCTCCGGCAGGGGCGACAAGGACGTGGATATCGTATCCCGCGCGCTGGGAGGGCAACGATGA
- the trpF gene encoding N-(5'-phosphoribosyl)anthranilate isomerase, with protein MVVRVKICGMTCLEDVKAAVENGAHAVGFVFEPSSPRYAGECEDLLEMLRSVPPFVARVAVYAELPEDDEHIWQEVDAVQYVRVRKSVRLPSHVQRIQAVRLRTEEDVEEALSLQPEVDALLVDAYHPHKMGGTGEKADWKLARLLCEQATKPVILAGGLTPENVQGAIRQVMPYAVDVSSGVECAPGKKDHQKMKEFIANVRQFTDST; from the coding sequence GTGGTGGTGCGGGTCAAAATCTGCGGGATGACCTGTTTGGAGGACGTGAAGGCGGCGGTGGAAAACGGGGCACATGCGGTCGGTTTTGTATTCGAACCGTCCAGCCCAAGGTACGCTGGTGAGTGTGAGGATTTACTCGAAATGCTGCGCAGCGTGCCCCCGTTCGTGGCGCGTGTAGCCGTATACGCGGAACTGCCCGAAGATGACGAGCACATCTGGCAAGAGGTTGATGCAGTGCAGTATGTGCGAGTGCGCAAGAGTGTGCGTCTCCCTTCGCATGTGCAGCGCATACAGGCAGTACGCTTACGCACGGAAGAAGACGTCGAGGAGGCTCTCTCCCTGCAACCGGAGGTCGACGCTCTGCTAGTGGATGCGTATCATCCGCACAAGATGGGCGGCACGGGTGAAAAGGCGGACTGGAAGCTGGCGCGTCTGCTGTGCGAGCAAGCTACTAAACCGGTCATCCTGGCGGGGGGCTTGACCCCCGAGAATGTACAGGGTGCCATCCGGCAGGTGATGCCCTACGCGGTGGATGTCAGTAGCGGCGTGGAGTGCGCGCCCGGCAAAAAAGACCATCAGAAGATGAAGGAGTTTATTGCGAATGTCCGGCAGTTTACAGACAGCACCTGA
- a CDS encoding CAAX protease family protein — MWNNLPETEEYPRSSNIALWVALSLFLVILLSNLLMLRPRVVDRVDTWSTKVLQADFSARMLYGDMLPFGAVRGAQWDEVVKSLTARDAPLGALVRAIILLHEQESAIGQQAARTRIRQILQRMPVAPTQFSLEQREAIQRWCETVYGRRGALSPQDYEQFRRTIESSHLGWMRLLALKHLEFLAGNTEAARRWDVEARQQANHLQQILIGVFFVVAILLLGGLMLWLAYAIWKSSMRSTQPTLPVLPARHADTVLWGLVAYFAATYSGGWIAGLFARALPSSTSLLVVLVLLVQVTTGGIAVWFLHLFLKHAGIGWRDIGLTWKPLASHIAWGTGAYVAAVPALLLTVALVQVLLPTIPTPAHPIAGVASSENPWWVTILLFLVAAVFAPLFEEIFFRGVLLNALWARTGSKWAGILGSALVFSVLHPQMYLGWIAVFVIGVMLGALFVERRALAPCIWMHALNNTLALVATQLLRIAG, encoded by the coding sequence ATGTGGAACAATCTGCCTGAGACGGAAGAGTACCCGCGGAGTAGCAATATCGCTTTGTGGGTGGCTCTTTCTCTCTTTCTGGTGATCTTGTTGTCGAATCTGCTCATGCTGCGCCCTCGTGTGGTAGACCGCGTCGATACGTGGAGCACCAAAGTCCTGCAGGCTGATTTCAGCGCACGGATGCTCTATGGGGACATGCTGCCTTTCGGAGCGGTTCGCGGGGCGCAATGGGACGAGGTCGTGAAATCGCTTACCGCCAGAGACGCCCCACTGGGTGCACTGGTGCGGGCAATCATCCTGCTGCACGAGCAGGAAAGCGCCATCGGACAGCAGGCAGCACGAACACGCATTCGGCAGATCTTGCAAAGGATGCCCGTCGCTCCCACCCAATTCTCTCTTGAGCAGAGGGAAGCTATTCAACGCTGGTGCGAAACGGTGTACGGAAGACGAGGTGCTTTGTCCCCGCAGGATTATGAGCAGTTTCGTCGCACCATCGAAAGCTCTCACCTCGGATGGATGCGCCTGCTCGCGCTGAAACATCTGGAGTTTCTGGCAGGCAACACCGAGGCAGCACGAAGGTGGGACGTGGAGGCACGTCAGCAGGCAAACCATCTGCAGCAGATACTGATAGGGGTCTTTTTCGTCGTAGCGATACTGCTGCTAGGGGGACTGATGCTGTGGCTGGCGTACGCGATATGGAAGAGCAGTATGCGCTCTACTCAGCCTACGCTGCCTGTTTTGCCTGCTCGCCACGCCGACACGGTGCTGTGGGGATTGGTGGCATACTTCGCCGCCACCTACTCCGGAGGATGGATAGCCGGACTGTTTGCGCGCGCTTTACCTTCCTCTACCTCCTTACTGGTGGTGCTGGTGTTGCTGGTGCAGGTCACGACGGGGGGCATTGCGGTGTGGTTCCTGCATCTGTTCCTGAAGCACGCCGGCATCGGCTGGCGCGACATCGGCTTGACCTGGAAGCCTCTGGCTTCACACATCGCCTGGGGAACAGGGGCATACGTAGCAGCCGTCCCTGCATTGCTGTTGACGGTGGCGCTCGTTCAGGTGCTTCTTCCCACCATACCGACACCTGCCCACCCGATCGCTGGCGTTGCCTCCTCGGAAAACCCGTGGTGGGTGACCATTCTCCTGTTTCTGGTCGCCGCGGTATTCGCTCCGCTGTTTGAGGAGATATTCTTCCGGGGTGTGCTTTTGAACGCCTTGTGGGCGCGCACCGGCAGCAAGTGGGCAGGCATTCTGGGTTCTGCGCTGGTCTTCTCGGTGCTGCATCCGCAGATGTATCTGGGCTGGATAGCCGTGTTCGTCATCGGAGTCATGCTGGGTGCATTGTTTGTGGAGCGCCGTGCTCTCGCACCCTGTATCTGGATGCACGCGCTGAACAATACCCTCGCCCTGGTAGCCACTCAACTGCTGAGGATAGCGGGATGA
- a CDS encoding UPF0235 protein, with amino-acid sequence MSAWHLKVRVTPRAGRNEVESWDGETLRVRVTAPPAEGQANEACHELLAKALDIPKSAMVLVQGAHSREKVFRIEQGEPAMVDRFRKR; translated from the coding sequence ATGAGTGCATGGCATCTGAAAGTGCGGGTGACTCCTCGCGCCGGGCGCAATGAGGTGGAGAGCTGGGACGGGGAAACCCTGCGAGTACGAGTGACTGCTCCTCCTGCGGAGGGACAGGCAAACGAAGCCTGCCACGAACTGCTGGCGAAAGCGCTCGACATCCCGAAAAGCGCGATGGTGCTGGTGCAGGGGGCGCACAGCCGCGAGAAGGTGTTCCGCATCGAGCAGGGCGAACCGGCTATGGTGGACAGATTCCGCAAGCGGTAG